One Bradyrhizobium manausense DNA segment encodes these proteins:
- a CDS encoding putative DNA modification/repair radical SAM protein translates to MDVQRKLEILADAAKYDASCASSGTEKRDSSDGKGMGSTAPGMGICHSYAPDGRCISLLKVLLTNACNYDCLYCVNRASSNVPRARFTIDELVKLTLDFYRRNYIEGLFLSSGIIRSPDYTMEQVVSVARKLREEHHFRGYIHLKTIPEADDALIAQAGKYADRLSINIEMPEPASLQQFAPEKDVRAIRRTMGRLRLKLDEAEENRAARTKAKPQRFAPAGQSTQMIVGADSANDHTILHTSANLYGSYKLRRVYYSAFSPIPDASRALPLRAPPLLREHRLYQADWLMRFYGFDVGEIVDDSAMLPLDIDPKLAWALRHRDRFPLDVNRASREELLRVPGFGTKAVERIIATRRTTTIRLSDLARLHVPKHKALPFIILSDHRPSSNRLDAAGLIERFKPKATQLGFGF, encoded by the coding sequence ATGGATGTGCAACGCAAGCTGGAGATTCTCGCAGACGCCGCCAAGTACGATGCCTCCTGTGCCTCCAGCGGCACCGAGAAGCGGGATTCCAGCGACGGCAAGGGCATGGGCTCGACCGCACCAGGCATGGGCATCTGCCATTCCTACGCGCCGGACGGACGCTGCATCTCGCTGCTCAAGGTGCTGCTGACCAACGCCTGCAATTACGATTGCCTCTATTGCGTCAACCGCGCCTCCTCGAACGTGCCGCGCGCCCGTTTCACCATCGACGAATTGGTCAAGCTGACGCTCGACTTCTACCGGCGCAATTACATCGAAGGGCTGTTTCTCTCCTCCGGCATCATCCGCAGCCCCGACTACACCATGGAGCAAGTGGTCAGCGTCGCGCGAAAGCTGCGCGAGGAGCATCACTTCCGCGGCTACATCCATCTCAAGACCATTCCGGAGGCTGACGACGCGCTGATCGCGCAGGCCGGCAAATATGCCGACCGTCTCTCCATCAACATCGAAATGCCCGAGCCGGCGAGCCTGCAGCAATTCGCGCCGGAGAAGGACGTGCGCGCGATCCGTCGCACGATGGGCCGGCTGCGGCTGAAGCTGGACGAAGCCGAGGAGAACCGCGCAGCAAGAACGAAGGCCAAGCCGCAGCGTTTCGCGCCCGCAGGCCAAAGCACGCAGATGATCGTCGGCGCAGACAGCGCCAATGACCACACCATTCTCCATACCAGCGCCAATCTCTATGGCTCGTACAAGCTTCGGCGCGTCTATTACTCCGCCTTCAGCCCGATCCCCGATGCGAGCCGCGCACTCCCACTGCGCGCGCCGCCTTTGCTGCGCGAGCACCGGCTCTACCAGGCCGACTGGCTGATGCGCTTCTACGGCTTTGACGTCGGCGAGATCGTCGACGACAGCGCGATGCTGCCGCTCGACATCGATCCAAAGCTCGCCTGGGCACTGCGCCATCGCGACCGCTTCCCGCTCGACGTCAACCGTGCCAGCCGCGAGGAGCTGCTGCGCGTGCCGGGCTTCGGCACCAAGGCGGTCGAGCGCATCATCGCGACACGGCGCACCACCACGATCCGCCTGTCCGATCTGGCGCGGCTGCACGTGCCCAAGCACAAGGCGCTGCCATTCATCATCCTCAGCGATCACCGCCCTTCGTCGAACCGTCTCGATGCAGCAGGGCTGATCGAACGATTCAAGCCGAAAGCAACGCAATTGGGGTTTGGCTTCTGA
- a CDS encoding UdgX family uracil-DNA binding protein (This protein belongs to the uracil DNA glycosylase superfamily, members of which act in excision repair of DNA. However, it belongs more specifically to UdgX branch, whose founding member was found to bind uracil in DNA (where it does not belong), without cleaving it, appears to promote DNA repair by a pathway involving RecA, rather than base excision.), with amino-acid sequence MQYITLDTQTDFDGWRTAARTLVLGHVRPTDITWAVQGGEADLFAPPSPSPILEVNDGTFSVSATFVDLAKSAILHRDGERFAILYRLLWRLKDNHDLMEVATDADVAQVTAMARAVHRDEHKMHAFVRFREIGREREAHYVAWFEPEHHIVELAAPFFAKRFADRPWSILTPDLCAHWHGHALSFTPGVSKSEAPGEDRLEETWRRYYASIFNPARLKVKAMQTEMPKKYWRNLPEASIIKPLIEDAERMTGAMIANAATDPHKPQKRPEAPMKRRSATDDLEALREEAAHCRACPLYKDATQTVFGEGPNNATIMLVGEQPGDKEDLAGHPFVGPAGQMLDRALAEAGVDRKKVYVTNAVKHFKFVPRGKIRLHQKPATPAIRACRQWYEREVLAIQPELIVAMGATAAQSVLGKITPIGKTRGRLIDLPDGRRALVTVHPSYLLRLPDPKAKVLEYQRFVEDLKIAAALQKKAPRAA; translated from the coding sequence ATGCAATACATCACTCTCGACACCCAAACCGATTTCGACGGCTGGCGCACGGCCGCACGGACCCTTGTGCTTGGTCATGTGCGGCCCACCGATATCACCTGGGCCGTGCAGGGTGGCGAAGCCGATTTGTTCGCACCGCCCTCACCGTCGCCGATCCTCGAGGTGAATGACGGCACTTTCAGCGTATCGGCGACATTCGTCGACCTCGCGAAATCGGCGATCCTGCATCGCGATGGCGAGCGATTTGCGATCCTCTACCGCTTGCTCTGGCGATTGAAGGACAATCACGATCTCATGGAAGTCGCGACCGATGCCGATGTCGCGCAGGTCACGGCGATGGCACGCGCGGTCCATCGCGACGAGCACAAGATGCACGCCTTCGTGCGCTTCCGCGAAATCGGACGCGAACGCGAAGCGCATTACGTCGCCTGGTTCGAACCGGAGCATCACATCGTCGAGCTCGCAGCCCCATTCTTCGCAAAACGCTTTGCCGACAGGCCCTGGTCGATCTTGACGCCGGATCTATGCGCGCATTGGCATGGCCATGCGCTCTCGTTCACGCCGGGCGTGAGCAAGAGCGAAGCACCGGGCGAAGATCGGTTGGAGGAAACATGGCGGCGCTACTACGCCAGCATCTTCAATCCGGCGCGCCTCAAGGTGAAGGCGATGCAGACGGAGATGCCGAAGAAATACTGGAGGAACCTGCCCGAGGCCTCGATCATTAAGCCCTTGATCGAGGACGCCGAGCGCATGACCGGCGCCATGATCGCCAACGCTGCAACCGATCCGCACAAGCCTCAGAAGCGGCCGGAGGCTCCGATGAAACGTAGATCAGCCACCGACGATCTCGAAGCGCTCCGCGAGGAGGCCGCGCATTGCCGCGCCTGCCCGCTCTACAAGGACGCCACGCAGACCGTGTTCGGCGAAGGCCCGAACAACGCCACCATCATGTTGGTCGGCGAGCAGCCTGGCGACAAGGAAGACCTCGCCGGCCATCCCTTCGTCGGTCCGGCCGGCCAGATGCTCGACCGTGCGCTCGCGGAAGCCGGTGTGGACCGCAAGAAGGTCTATGTCACCAACGCGGTGAAGCATTTCAAATTCGTGCCGCGCGGAAAGATCCGCCTGCACCAGAAGCCGGCCACACCGGCGATCCGCGCGTGCCGGCAGTGGTACGAGCGGGAAGTCTTGGCAATCCAGCCCGAGCTCATCGTGGCGATGGGCGCCACCGCCGCGCAAAGCGTGTTAGGCAAGATCACGCCCATCGGCAAAACCCGCGGCCGGCTCATAGACCTCCCCGATGGACGCAGGGCTCTGGTGACGGTGCATCCGTCTTACTTGCTGCGACTGCCCGATCCAAAGGCCAAGGTGCTGGAATATCAGCGCTTTGTCGAAGACCTGAAGATCGCCGCAGCGTTGCAGAAAAAAGCACCACGCGCCGCCTGA
- a CDS encoding M20 aminoacylase family protein: protein MPIVNRVADLQPDIQAWRRDIHQHPELLYDVHRTAAFVADRLREFGCDEVVTGIGQTGVVGVIKGSKPTGEGLKVIGLRADMDALPVEEQTNLPYASRIPGKMHACGHDGHTAMLLGAARYLAETRNFAGDAIVIFQPAEEGGAGGAAMVKDGMMERFGIEQVYGMHNGPGIPIGSFAIRPGPIMAATDEVDIKIEGLGGHAARPHKCIDSVLVGAQVITALQSIVARSVDPLESAVISICEFHAGNARNVIPQTAELRGTIRTLSPEVRKLVEKRVREVVAGVAQITGAKIDLHYKRNYPVVNNHAAETEVAARIAKQVAGDANVHDMQPLMGGEDFAYMLEARPGAFIFCGNGDSAGLHHPAYNFNDEAIVFGTSYWVKLVEEQLAAS from the coding sequence ATGCCGATCGTGAACCGCGTCGCCGACCTTCAACCCGATATCCAGGCCTGGCGGCGTGACATCCACCAGCACCCCGAGTTGCTTTATGACGTCCACCGCACCGCAGCATTCGTCGCGGACCGTCTGCGCGAGTTCGGTTGCGATGAGGTCGTGACCGGCATCGGCCAGACCGGCGTGGTCGGCGTGATCAAGGGCAGCAAGCCGACGGGCGAGGGCCTCAAGGTGATCGGCCTGCGCGCCGATATGGATGCGCTGCCTGTCGAGGAACAGACCAACCTGCCTTACGCGTCCAGGATTCCGGGCAAGATGCACGCCTGCGGCCATGACGGCCACACCGCGATGCTGCTCGGTGCTGCGCGCTATCTCGCCGAGACCCGCAACTTCGCCGGCGACGCCATCGTGATCTTCCAGCCAGCCGAGGAAGGCGGCGCCGGCGGCGCGGCCATGGTCAAGGACGGCATGATGGAGCGCTTCGGCATCGAGCAGGTCTACGGCATGCACAACGGTCCCGGCATCCCGATCGGCTCGTTCGCGATCCGGCCGGGCCCGATCATGGCGGCGACCGACGAGGTCGACATCAAGATCGAGGGGCTCGGCGGCCACGCCGCGCGCCCGCACAAGTGCATCGATTCCGTTCTGGTCGGCGCACAGGTGATCACCGCGCTGCAGTCGATCGTTGCGCGCAGCGTCGATCCGCTGGAATCAGCGGTGATCTCGATCTGCGAATTCCACGCCGGCAATGCCCGCAACGTCATCCCGCAGACCGCGGAACTGCGCGGCACCATTCGCACGCTGTCGCCGGAGGTGCGCAAGCTTGTCGAGAAGCGCGTGCGTGAAGTGGTGGCGGGCGTTGCGCAGATCACTGGCGCCAAGATCGATTTGCACTACAAGCGCAACTACCCTGTCGTGAACAATCACGCCGCGGAGACCGAGGTGGCGGCGCGCATTGCCAAGCAGGTCGCAGGCGACGCCAATGTGCACGACATGCAGCCGCTGATGGGCGGCGAGGACTTTGCCTACATGCTGGAAGCGCGTCCCGGCGCGTTCATCTTCTGCGGCAACGGCGACAGCGCCGGCCTGCATCACCCCGCCTACAATTTCAACGACGAGGCGATCGTGTTCGGCACGTCCTACTGGGTCAAGCTGGTCGAGGAACAGCTCGCGGCGTCGTGA
- a CDS encoding inorganic phosphate transporter, whose protein sequence is MSDVALPGSIEPALSKGPDLNRGFHPLTGVIYMGVIAAALLFVAYSIWVDVDASGAQVKTFAPFLLLFVALLIALGFEFVNGFHDTANAVATVIYTRSLPAHIAVVWSGMFNLFGVLLSSGAVAFGIVSLLPVELILQVGSSAGFAMVFALLIAAIIWNVGTWYFGLPASSSHTLIGSIMGVGIMNAVLHGRSGTTGVDWTQATNIGKALLLSPLFGFALAAGLLLILRTVLLRVTPALFGEPKGDQPPPWWIRGILILTCTLVSFFHGSNDGQKGMGLIMLILIGTVPTAYALNRALPESQLAAFSQNSEAASKIIEGKAAGYNVIGNPRPAVTNYVAQHEVNAGTFPSLAVLVRDISRQVSTYGSLAKVPADLVGNTRNDMYLASEALRFLMKDKEAELSAADVTVLNAYKGSLDSATKFIPGWVKIVVAIALGLGTMVGWKRIVVTVGEKIGKTHLTYAQGACAEITAAATIAAADIYGLPVSTTHVLSSGIAGTMAANGSGLQWATIRNIAMAWVLTLPAAMIISGVLYYLFSHVF, encoded by the coding sequence ATGAGTGACGTTGCTTTGCCGGGCTCCATCGAGCCTGCTTTGAGTAAGGGGCCGGACCTCAATCGCGGATTCCATCCGCTCACCGGCGTGATCTATATGGGCGTGATCGCCGCCGCGCTGCTCTTCGTCGCCTACAGCATCTGGGTCGACGTCGATGCGTCCGGCGCGCAGGTCAAGACCTTCGCTCCCTTCCTCCTGCTCTTCGTCGCGCTCCTGATCGCGCTCGGCTTCGAGTTCGTGAACGGCTTCCACGACACCGCCAACGCGGTCGCGACCGTGATCTATACCCGCTCGCTGCCCGCCCATATCGCCGTGGTGTGGTCCGGCATGTTCAACCTGTTCGGCGTGCTGCTGTCCTCCGGCGCAGTCGCATTCGGCATCGTCTCGCTGCTGCCGGTCGAGCTGATCCTCCAGGTCGGCTCCAGCGCCGGCTTCGCGATGGTGTTCGCGCTCTTGATCGCCGCCATCATCTGGAACGTCGGCACCTGGTATTTTGGCCTGCCGGCCTCGAGCTCGCACACGCTGATCGGCTCGATCATGGGCGTCGGCATCATGAATGCGGTTCTGCATGGTCGCAGCGGCACCACCGGCGTCGACTGGACCCAGGCCACCAACATCGGCAAGGCGCTGCTGCTGTCGCCGCTGTTTGGTTTCGCGCTTGCCGCCGGCCTGCTGCTGATCCTGCGCACCGTGCTGCTGCGCGTGACGCCCGCTCTGTTCGGCGAGCCAAAGGGCGACCAGCCGCCGCCGTGGTGGATCCGCGGCATCCTGATCCTCACCTGCACGCTGGTGAGCTTCTTCCACGGCTCCAATGACGGTCAGAAGGGCATGGGCCTGATCATGCTGATCCTGATCGGCACCGTGCCGACCGCCTACGCGCTCAACCGCGCCCTGCCGGAAAGCCAGCTCGCCGCGTTCAGCCAGAACTCGGAGGCCGCCAGCAAGATCATCGAAGGCAAGGCTGCCGGCTACAACGTGATCGGCAATCCCCGGCCCGCAGTGACCAACTATGTCGCGCAGCACGAGGTCAACGCCGGAACGTTCCCGTCGCTCGCCGTGCTCGTGCGCGACATCTCCAGGCAGGTGAGCACCTACGGCTCGCTCGCCAAGGTGCCGGCCGACCTCGTCGGCAACACCCGTAACGACATGTACCTCGCCTCCGAAGCCCTACGTTTCCTGATGAAGGACAAGGAAGCGGAGCTCAGCGCTGCCGATGTCACCGTGCTCAACGCCTACAAGGGCTCGCTCGACAGCGCCACGAAGTTCATCCCTGGCTGGGTAAAGATCGTGGTCGCCATTGCGCTTGGCCTCGGCACCATGGTCGGCTGGAAGCGCATCGTCGTCACGGTCGGCGAGAAGATCGGCAAGACCCACCTGACCTATGCGCAGGGCGCCTGCGCCGAGATCACTGCGGCCGCCACCATCGCTGCCGCCGACATCTACGGCCTGCCGGTGTCGACCACCCACGTGCTGTCATCGGGCATCGCCGGCACCATGGCCGCCAACGGCTCGGGCCTGCAATGGGCGACGATCCGCAACATCGCGATGGCCTGGGTGCTGACCCTGCCGGCCGCGATGATCATCTCGGGCGTGCTCTACTATCTGTTCTCGCACGTCTTCTGA
- a CDS encoding ImuA family protein yields the protein MSSARMSALATLRSQIERIETAEVVHHHDRVALGHREVDRALKGGLARAAIHEVFCTGSQGAVATGFVTGLAGRVTVSRPLLWVRQDFSELETGALSMSGLAELGLDPRRVVMVRAADVESALRTSADALACDALGAVVLELWGETRQFDLVASRKLTLAAQSSGVTGLLLRMAAQPLPSTAETRWMLRAAHSPPGSAWSAWGAPRFDVELLRNRHGPCGRWIMEWKCDECQFTEPSADPQPVAAAPAHRPDPAVSWQRRAG from the coding sequence ATGAGCAGCGCACGCATGAGCGCGCTTGCGACCTTGCGCAGCCAGATCGAACGGATCGAGACGGCAGAGGTCGTGCATCATCACGACCGCGTTGCGCTCGGGCACCGCGAGGTCGATCGCGCCTTGAAGGGCGGGCTCGCGCGTGCGGCGATCCATGAGGTGTTTTGCACCGGGTCTCAGGGCGCGGTCGCGACAGGCTTTGTCACCGGGCTTGCCGGCCGCGTCACGGTAAGCCGGCCACTGCTGTGGGTGCGGCAGGATTTTTCGGAACTCGAGACCGGCGCGCTGTCGATGAGCGGGCTCGCCGAGCTCGGCCTCGATCCACGCCGCGTGGTGATGGTGCGTGCGGCCGACGTGGAGAGCGCGCTGCGCACCTCGGCCGATGCGCTCGCCTGCGATGCGCTCGGCGCCGTCGTGCTCGAGCTCTGGGGCGAGACCAGACAATTCGATCTGGTGGCGAGCCGCAAGCTGACGCTGGCCGCGCAATCATCCGGCGTCACCGGCTTGCTGCTGCGGATGGCAGCGCAACCGCTGCCGTCGACTGCGGAGACGCGATGGATGCTGCGCGCGGCGCATTCGCCGCCGGGGTCTGCGTGGAGTGCCTGGGGCGCGCCGCGCTTCGATGTCGAGCTGTTGCGCAATCGTCATGGCCCGTGCGGTCGATGGATCATGGAATGGAAATGTGATGAGTGCCAGTTCACTGAACCGTCGGCGGATCCTCAGCCTGTGGCTGCCGCGCCTGCCCATCGACCGGATCCAGCGGTTTCTTGGCAGCGCCGGGCTGGGTAA
- a CDS encoding GMC family oxidoreductase codes for MPRRLEGEFDYIVVGAGTAGCIMANRLSAEPKNRVLILEAGGDDNWIWFHIPVGYLFAIGNPRSDWMFKTEAEPGLNGRSLSYPRGKVIGGSSAINAMISMRGQAADYDHWRQLGMTGWGYDDVLPLFKRLEDHFLGASEHHGAGGGWRIEAPRLSWDVLDAVGNAAEEMGIKRIPDFNTGDNEGTSYFHVNQKRGRRWSSARGFLKPALNRPNLRLEKHVLVDRLIIEQGRAVGVRFIQNGEIIEARARREVILSAGSIGSVQVLHRSGIGPADWLSPLGIDIVMDKPGVGRNLQDHLQQRAIYKVEGVRTLNETYYNLFRRGLMGLDYAFRRRGPLTMAPSQLGIFTRSDATRARANIQFHVQPLSLDKFGDPLHRFPAITVSACNLQPTSRGTVRLRSATPDEKPIIAPNYLSTDDDRQVGADAIRTTRRLMQQKALAKYRPTEYLPGPTVGNDDASLAKAAGDIGTTIFHPVGTAKMGAASDPMAVVDERLRFYGLSGLRVVDASIMPTITSGNTNTPTAMIAEKGAAMILEDAK; via the coding sequence ATGCCGAGACGGCTCGAAGGTGAGTTTGACTACATTGTTGTGGGCGCCGGCACGGCGGGCTGCATCATGGCCAACCGGCTATCGGCGGAGCCCAAAAACCGCGTCCTCATCCTCGAGGCCGGCGGGGACGACAACTGGATCTGGTTCCATATTCCGGTCGGCTACCTCTTCGCCATCGGCAATCCGCGCTCGGACTGGATGTTCAAGACCGAGGCCGAGCCGGGCCTGAACGGCCGCTCGCTATCCTATCCCCGCGGCAAGGTGATCGGCGGCTCCTCGGCGATCAATGCCATGATCTCGATGCGCGGCCAGGCCGCCGACTACGATCACTGGCGCCAACTCGGCATGACCGGCTGGGGCTATGACGATGTGCTGCCGCTGTTCAAACGGCTAGAGGATCACTTCCTCGGCGCAAGCGAGCATCACGGTGCCGGCGGCGGCTGGCGTATCGAGGCGCCGCGGCTGTCCTGGGACGTTCTCGATGCCGTCGGCAATGCCGCGGAAGAAATGGGCATCAAGCGCATCCCGGACTTCAACACCGGCGACAACGAAGGCACCAGCTATTTTCACGTCAACCAGAAGCGCGGCCGGCGCTGGTCGTCGGCGCGCGGCTTCCTCAAGCCGGCGCTGAACCGTCCCAATCTGCGGCTCGAGAAGCATGTGCTGGTCGATCGCCTGATCATCGAGCAGGGCCGCGCCGTCGGCGTCCGCTTCATCCAGAACGGCGAGATCATCGAGGCGCGCGCGAGGCGCGAGGTGATCCTGTCGGCCGGCTCGATCGGCTCGGTGCAGGTGCTGCATCGCTCCGGCATCGGGCCTGCCGACTGGCTGTCGCCGCTCGGCATCGACATCGTCATGGACAAGCCGGGTGTGGGACGCAATCTGCAGGACCATCTGCAGCAGCGTGCGATCTACAAGGTCGAGGGCGTGCGCACGCTGAACGAGACCTATTACAATCTGTTCCGCCGCGGCCTGATGGGCCTCGACTACGCCTTCCGCCGCCGCGGTCCGCTGACCATGGCGCCCTCGCAGCTTGGCATCTTCACCCGCTCCGACGCGACGCGCGCGCGCGCCAACATCCAGTTCCACGTGCAGCCGCTGTCGCTCGACAAGTTCGGCGATCCCCTGCACCGCTTTCCGGCGATCACGGTCAGCGCCTGCAATCTCCAGCCGACCTCGCGCGGCACCGTGCGGCTGCGCTCGGCCACGCCGGATGAGAAGCCGATCATCGCACCAAACTATCTGTCGACTGACGATGACCGCCAGGTCGGCGCAGACGCCATCCGCACCACGCGCCGCCTGATGCAGCAGAAGGCGCTCGCTAAATATCGCCCCACCGAATATCTGCCCGGCCCCACCGTCGGCAACGACGATGCCTCGCTCGCAAAGGCCGCCGGCGACATCGGCACCACCATCTTCCATCCCGTAGGTACCGCGAAGATGGGCGCGGCGAGCGATCCCATGGCTGTGGTCGACGAACGCTTGCGCTTCTATGGCCTCAGCGGTCTTCGCGTCGTCGATGCCTCGATCATGCCGACGATCACCTCGGGCAACACCAACACGCCGACGGCAATGATCGCCGAGAAGGGTGCTGCGATGATTTTGGAGGATGCGAAGTAG
- a CDS encoding Y-family DNA polymerase, protein MSASSLNRRRILSLWLPRLPIDRIQRFLGSAGLGKANEPSIVVIKDNNALVIHALDEAAERLGLHIGQPLANARAMCPDLKVFDADVVADTKTLSDIADWCDRFTPLVALDAPHGLFLDITGCAHLFGGEAALLQTLVRALARQGFAVSAAIAGTSVCARTLTRQATNSIVADGAEAAAIDRFPVSALGADETITTGLRRAGLKTIGDVASRSASEITARFGARFSTLLAHALGQGDAPISPRKPLPDYIVEKRFAEPIATDTMIAMTLSRLADTLIASMEKQGKGARRLEAAFFRTDGVVRAIMVETGRPVTRSAVIDRLFRERLDALADPLDPGFGFDMVRLSASRTEIVVQEQRDLDAHVHDSDELAALIDRIAARIGGRRVVVHLPGDTHIPEQAVLAAPAQHHLAAAMQAEWPDRAEGEPPLRPLRLFDKPEPVTVPFATVPDGPPHQFTWRRAKHAVVRVEGPERIAMEWWRQDGKQLTRDYFRIEDAEGLRFWIFRDGLYEGEVFDADGKPAPPNWYVHGLFA, encoded by the coding sequence ATGAGTGCCAGTTCACTGAACCGTCGGCGGATCCTCAGCCTGTGGCTGCCGCGCCTGCCCATCGACCGGATCCAGCGGTTTCTTGGCAGCGCCGGGCTGGGTAAGGCCAATGAGCCCAGCATCGTCGTCATCAAGGACAACAATGCGCTGGTGATCCATGCGCTGGATGAGGCCGCCGAACGCCTCGGTCTGCATATTGGTCAGCCGCTCGCCAATGCGCGGGCGATGTGTCCGGACTTAAAGGTGTTCGACGCCGATGTCGTGGCCGATACGAAGACGCTCAGCGACATCGCCGATTGGTGCGACCGCTTCACGCCGCTGGTGGCGCTCGATGCGCCGCATGGGCTGTTCCTCGACATCACCGGCTGCGCGCATTTGTTTGGCGGCGAGGCTGCGCTGTTGCAGACGCTGGTCCGTGCGCTGGCGCGCCAGGGCTTTGCCGTCAGCGCCGCGATTGCCGGCACCTCGGTCTGCGCGCGCACGCTGACGCGGCAGGCCACGAACAGCATCGTTGCGGATGGCGCGGAGGCCGCGGCGATCGACCGGTTTCCGGTGTCCGCGCTCGGTGCGGACGAGACGATCACCACCGGCCTCCGCCGTGCCGGCTTGAAGACCATCGGCGATGTTGCATCGCGCAGCGCCTCCGAAATCACGGCACGGTTCGGCGCGCGGTTCTCCACGCTGCTCGCGCATGCGCTGGGGCAGGGTGATGCGCCGATCAGCCCGCGCAAGCCGCTGCCGGATTACATCGTGGAAAAGCGTTTTGCCGAGCCAATCGCGACCGACACCATGATCGCGATGACGCTGTCGCGCCTGGCCGACACGTTGATCGCCTCCATGGAGAAGCAAGGCAAAGGCGCGCGCCGCCTGGAGGCTGCGTTCTTCCGCACCGACGGCGTCGTGCGCGCGATCATGGTCGAGACCGGGCGGCCCGTGACACGAAGCGCCGTCATCGACCGGCTGTTTCGCGAGCGTCTCGATGCACTCGCCGATCCGCTCGATCCCGGCTTCGGCTTCGACATGGTGCGGCTGTCGGCGAGCCGCACCGAGATCGTGGTGCAGGAGCAGCGCGATCTCGACGCCCATGTCCATGACAGTGACGAACTCGCTGCGCTGATCGACCGCATCGCCGCGCGCATCGGCGGCAGGCGCGTCGTCGTGCATCTACCCGGGGATACCCATATCCCCGAGCAGGCGGTGCTGGCCGCGCCCGCCCAGCATCACCTCGCCGCCGCCATGCAGGCCGAATGGCCAGATCGTGCCGAGGGCGAGCCGCCGCTGCGTCCCCTCAGGCTGTTCGACAAGCCGGAGCCGGTCACCGTGCCGTTCGCGACCGTGCCCGATGGTCCGCCGCATCAATTCACCTGGCGGCGCGCAAAACATGCCGTGGTGCGGGTGGAAGGACCCGAGCGCATCGCCATGGAATGGTGGCGGCAGGACGGCAAGCAATTGACGCGGGATTATTTCCGCATCGAGGATGCGGAGGGCCTGCGCTTCTGGATTTTTCGCGACGGTCTTTATGAAGGGGAGGTGTTCGACGCCGACGGCAAGCCCGCTCCGCCCAACTGGTATGTGCACGGTCTCTTCGCATGA